From the Rattus norvegicus strain BN/NHsdMcwi chromosome 15, GRCr8, whole genome shotgun sequence genome, the window TGTGAATTATTATAGTACAgtggttttaaaaataagaatagacaAATAGCTCAGTAGGACAGAATAAGAACTTAGACACCAATTCATTTTCGTGCTGTGTTCCGATCTCTGATAAATATGCTAAACACGATCCAAATGgaaacagaattatttttaacCAGTAGAGACAGAGCAATTGGATATGCATATGGAATACAGTAGAACATCCTAGATCTATcattcatatatctatatatatgtatgcatctatgcatgtgtgtgtgtgtgtgtgtgtgtgtgtatgtgtgttcaaaatgggaaaaagtcaaaatctaaaagaaaacaaagacctgTCAAGTTATGTCAGGCCAATATTACTTAAGCCATAGAAAGTAATAACCAAGAAAACTCAAGTAAATAAATTAGATTTAATTAAGCTTAAAACATAATCAAAAGGCAAGAGTAGGAAAATACAGACCGTGGGCTTTAAAAAAATACCTACAATGCACACATCTAACAAGGAGCTAGTGTCCAGCATATATACAAATCCATCATCTAGTTACTTTTTAGAGACATCCTAAGTTGGAAGGTGTTAAAAGGTTTGAATAGATCGTTGACAACATGGATAAACATCGAAAAACCAGTATCATTAGTAACCATGGAGAGGCAATGAAGACATTGTTACACATCTACCAGCAAACCTAGGAGTAAAAGGTTGCCAACCTAGATGGGTCTAGGGCAGGACGGCTGCATGAAGCCGCTGGAACTGAGACTTGGACGGAAGTAAAAAATCGTACACCCATGTTGGAAGAAGGCATAGCCATTTCTGAAAGCAGCTGAACCTCTACCTGCTATACAGCTCTTGAGCATCTGCCCAAAAGGAGTGAAAGCATATATCCACATAAAGTTGAGGATGTCCGTGAAACCGGCTTGTTAAGAGAAACCCATACGAGCGGCTATCACACAAACAGATTGATGAAATGGTACAGTGGAGTGAATATAATTAACTGTCCCAGCTTGCCTGGAATTGTCGAGAAAGTGGGCCTTTCAGGAAAGCCATGGCCAACCGTAAAGACCCTAgcaatggtgagaggcaagcattgGTGACACAGAGACTGGTCAGCTAAACAAAACCTGCAAACAAGTCCACGTTCTCGGATTCTGCTTACATGGAGCCCTACAAGAGGCAGGGCTGCGTTGAAAAATCAGAAATGGGAATATTTCTATGTGGGGACGACTGGCACTGTGGGGACTCTGCATCGATGATGATGGCCTATGTCTTGGCAGAACTGCTAACGTGCACAGTGGTCGCACCCTTTTTCCATGTGTTAATCCCGTGCTTTGTAGGATAACACGCATTTGTTTTCTAAATCGCTGTTATTCTCCCATTTTTCTATATAATTAATTTGCCTATAAGCTGTTTTTATGAATTACTTCTTTGCTATTGATTCTTTGCCCATTTCCCCCTTAAGAACAACCTTAGACTATTTATAGGTTTAAGCAGAGTTAGCCCATTTTATTCAagcagttattttattttaaaaagtgctcTCTCCGTTAGGGCTGCCCTCCGGGGCCCCGACCTCACGGACCCTAGCCACGCTGACCTCCTGCCTCTCATAGCCTCACTGGCGACCCCTCCAGGCCGGGCCGGGCGCAGCACTCCAGGCAAGCGCGGCAAGCTCCTGCGCTCTCCAAAGGATCCCGTGCCCCCCGGGGCAGCAGGGAAGGGTAATGCCCTCTGTAATGGAGAAGCCCAGTGCGGGCTCCGGGATCTTGTCCCGAAGTCGGGCCAAGACGGCACCCAACGGCGGACAGCCGCACTCGGAGGATGACAGCAGCGAGGAGGAGCACTCTCATGACAGCATGATCCGAGTTGGAACCAATTACCAAGCAGTAATTCCGGAGTGCAAGCCTGAGAGCCCTGCGCGCTACAGCaacaaggagctgaaggggatgctGGTGTGGTCACCCAACCACTGTGTATCCGATGCCAAGCTTGACAAGTACATTGCGATGGCCAAGGAGAAGCATGGCTACAACATTGAACAGGCACTTGGCATGCTTCTGTGGCACAAACATGACGTGGAGAAGTCACTGGCTGATCTAGCCAACTTCACTCCCTTCCCTGATGAGTGGACGGTAGAGGACAAAGTGCTGTTCGAGCAGGCCTTTGGGTTCCATGGCAAGTGCTTCCAGCGGATCCAGCAGATGCTCCCTGACAAGCTGATCCCCAGCCTGGTGAAGTATTACTACTCTTGGAAGAAGACCCGAAGTCGAACTAGTGTGATGGACAGGCAGGCCAGGCGGCTGGGTGGCCGCAAGGACAAAGAAGACAGTGATGAGCTAGAAGAGGGACGAGGAGCTGTGAGCGAGGGAGAACCGGATACCGGGGACCCCAAGCGAGAGCCTCTGCCATCCAGACCTCTGAACGCACGGCCTGGTCCTGGGAAGAAAGAGATCCAGGTATCTCAGTACCGCCACCACCCACTTCGAACTCGGAGACGTCCGCCCAAGGGCATGTACCTGAGTCCTGAAGGCCTCACTGCAGTATCGGGAAGCCCAGACCTTGCTAACCTCACACTCCGAGGTCTCGACTCACAGCTCATCTCTCTTAAGCGCCAGGTTCAGAGCATGAAGCAGACCAACAGCAGCCTCCGCCAAGCACTGGAGGGTGGCATCGACCCTCTCCGCCCCCCTGAGGCCAATACCAAGTTCAACTCCCGCTGGACCACAGATGAGCAGCTTCTGGCTGTACAAGCGATTCGTAGATATGGCAAAGACTTTGGGGCTATTGCAGAGGTGATTGGGAACAAGACTCTGACCCAAGTGAAGACCTTCTTTGTGAGCTACCGTCGCCGCTTCAACCTGGAAGAGGTGTTGCAGGAATGGGAGGCTGAGCAGGATGGGGCCCCCACAGCTCCAGTCCCTGTGGAAGAGGCCAGGCGAGGGGCTCCTGTACCAGCCACAGCCCTGGAAGAAGATGACGAGGTCCAGATTACATCTGTCTCAACATCAGTACCCCGATCAGTACCCCCTGCTCCgcccccacctccaccacccaCCTCGCTTTCCCAGCCTCCTCCACTGCTGAGGCCACCTCTGCCCACAGCTCCCACACTGCTCCGCCAGCCACCTCCCCTGCAGCAGGGCCGCTTCCTGCAGCCCCGGCTGGCCCCCAACCAGCCTCCACCACCTCTCATCCGCCCTGCCCTGGCTGCCTCTCGCCACAGTGCCCGCCCTGGTCCTCAGCCCCCACCTACCCTGGTTGGAGCCCAATTGGAGCCCCCTGCACCCTCACTTTGAGCCCTGAATCCTCCACTGCCCAGGGGCTCCTGAACCCCTTGGCTGGGTATCTCTGGCAGCACTAAGGACAGAAGGGACTAGGGCTCTTGCCAGGTCTTTCAAATACCCAGAGCTGCCAGCTGGCACAGCTTGGACCTGTGGGTTCTGCATGTGTTCCTGGCAGTTGAGCTTGTAAACCCCCAGCCAGGGGCTAGATCTCAGGGCCTGCAGGGACTCTGGCTTCCTGGCTGTGACTGGAATGGCTGcctccttgcctgcctgcctgcctgcctttggagGGCTTGGCCTCTGGGCCTACCCTTTGTGTGTGGTAGTGACTGAGCCTGGGGGCTGAGGGAGAGCTGGTGTGTTAGCTGGCCTCAcccacctttccttccttttagcAATAAGTCAGGTGCAGTGGAAGGGGACTGGGGTGGGCATGGCAGAAGCCTTGTGGGAAGAATGTTGGGAAGCTGTGAGGAGGCCCACTCTGTCCACCCCCAAAAgcttggagaaagaagggttggggaCTTACACAGACATGGGtttatttttcaacattttttaaaaagaaataaatgcaaccttaaatgtaaaaaaaaaaaaaaaaagtgctctctctctctctttctctctctctcgctctctctggtgtgtgtgtgcacatgtgtgacctTGTACTTTGATGACTAATTTAAGTAATTCATACAGCATTCTTTTTTATTCATACTTAACAGAGTAGTCCCAGCTACCCAGGAGGCTAAGATAGAACTTTACAGAAGCTCCGAGAGTTCAAGAACAGTCAGGGATCATAGTGAGACATTTTCgtacaaattttatttataatgtatGCCTTAATCAGATATCTGTCTCCAGACGAGAGAATCATGAATGGGGTGGCCGCAGGTTCAGAGTTGGATTTCTTCATACAACAAGCAGTATTGGTGTCAGTGCTACGATTGCATGGAATATTTGAACTCGATAAAACTTTGAAAAAGCAAAATGTTAAGTCTTGCGTAATTGCCCTAAATATAACAGGAGGAGGGATTGTATACATTATATGTGCTTCCGGGAAATACGGCATGCTTTTAAATTATACAAACTCTTTTTAGATATtccaaattttacttttaaaagtggtcttcatggggttggggatttagctcagtggtagagcgcttgcctagcaagcgcaaggccctgggctcggtccccagctccgaaaaaaagaaaaagaaaaaaaaagtggtctTCATTACAATTTTGAAATTTGAGAAAGCTTTTTTAACCATACTCAATAAGTTAGTAAACATATACAAAGAGTTACTTACTTTAAGAACATAAAAGTGTAAGAGATAATATTGGTAGGTCTTCAACTTTAAAGAAGTAGTATCATCCTCTGGTCATTGGTAGCAGGGTCAAGAAGGCCATCTTAATCATCCAAATGTCGACCCCATTCTTCCATTAAGGTCCAATGAAGAAGAATTAGATAATCCAACAAGGGAACAAGTGTTAGCCTTAACATCCTAGCTGGATCCCTGGATTCTACACTTGACATAACAGTGGTTTTTATTCCCAATGGCCATTGGGTGGTTTCCCCACCTgaactgaaaccattctcttctgcttttttttttttttgaaacggtgaatttaaactttcttttaaCATAGCATCATATTGAGACATAAACAGTCCTTGAAATCACTGGTTCTCATGAGATGGAACATTCAATGCAACAAGGTGTGTCCTGACGCCACGAGACTTAAGAAGTTAACTGACTCAAAGAAGTCAGGCAGGGTTCTGCTCACGGAGCAGGGTGCTGAGATAGGCTCCACTGAGCTGGACCTGCAGCTCACCGTTTGAGGTAGTCTCCTCATTTTGCATGGAGTCGGGATTCAGAACAGCGAACAATCCAACATCAGgttaattctgcttcctgatCCACAAAACAGTGCCACATTACTAGGGCTGTATGGCATTGTCTAAACATTGAGTGGGTGTCATGCTCTGCTGTAAGTCCTTATTCTAGGGAGATGTTCATCAATACTTATGATCATGAACCAGCACAAACAGCACAAGGAGCCCTCCCAACAGGGTAAGTTTCATGGCTCCAGATGACAGTAAACAGAAACAGGCTACCCAACATGTTATTGTATAAAATGGAGTTTAATTCTGGCCGAATAATTATAAACTCTTTTCTTCTTGAATGTCATAAAGGTCAGAGGGATTACTCCTATGGGAGCACTCCCTGATGATCTCAGGTCATATACCAGCCCTGGACCTTGTGTGCCAAGTGCTGTAAGTGTCCCTTAAGCTAGTGACAACTGAACACAACTTCCAAATTACCATCTTGAGTGTTTACTTGAAGTAGATCAGTATCTCTGACGATGGCGTCACCTCTTAGAATAATGTTTTTAACTCACATGAAAAACATGTTGGGTTGCAGAGGAAACCAGTTGTCTTCAAGTAAAGACCCCATATTGAGAGCCCTTGCAAACAGTGTCATAATCCCCTTCCTCGTAGTCAATGTGGTTGAAAACCAGTAAGTTATACACGCTAAACGCCGTAGTTCAGACATTTGAAAGCTCAGTCAAACACCTGGTTTACTTTGTCAGCAACATGCTGTCACTCAAAGCACTATCATCCATTTCCTAATAAAGTAAATATACAAGGAACTGAGTTTTTGTGCCTGCTTTAATAGGGGGAAAAAGTGTATCAAATGGACAAgtgtttccctttccccttcccactCTGATTAGCTACACCGACTAGAATCAATTATGGCTCAAATCATTGGCCAGTTTGTCTACTCATGTGTTACCACAGGAGTAAGGTGACTTCGGTAAAACGAAATCTTCCAGGTGCCATTTTGGCAAGTGGGCAAAGCACCTACACATATGAAACACAGCATATCATTctaggaactggaattacaagcaggATAACCAAGGGGTGACCTGAGCAGGTGTCCACCCTGCTTCCTAGGGGACTTTGTAAGAGGTGACTGTGCTGTATACCGATGAACAGCTCGCTCACCATGGGAAACATGTTAAAATCACGACTGTGCTTTTCTCTTCTCTAGGGTATGTCTCTGTGCCAGACTGTCATCGTGGGCTCTGTGGTCTTTCTTCTCTACTCTTCCAGAGCTTGTTACAATCTGGTAGTGATCACCATATCGCAGGATACCTTAGAGAGTCCATTTAATTATGGCTGGGATAATCTTTCAGATAAGGTAAGGGCCTGACACATTACCAGCCTACAGTTAATACAGTGGGTAATTAAATCCTAGCAAGGACATTCAGTGTCTGACTCAGACATGTTTCTATGCAGTCTCCGCTTTCAATAGCCCTGTTCAAAACTTTAAATTTGCCCATGTGCATGTGACACCTTGAAATCTTGAGTTCTTCATGAAGTTTTATCAA encodes:
- the Rcor2l2 gene encoding REST corepressor 2, with the translated sequence MPSVMEKPSAGSGILSRSRAKTAPNGGQPHSEDDSSEEEHSHDSMIRVGTNYQAVIPECKPESPARYSNKELKGMLVWSPNHCVSDAKLDKYIAMAKEKHGYNIEQALGMLLWHKHDVEKSLADLANFTPFPDEWTVEDKVLFEQAFGFHGKCFQRIQQMLPDKLIPSLVKYYYSWKKTRSRTSVMDRQARRLGGRKDKEDSDELEEGRGAVSEGEPDTGDPKREPLPSRPLNARPGPGKKEIQVSQYRHHPLRTRRRPPKGMYLSPEGLTAVSGSPDLANLTLRGLDSQLISLKRQVQSMKQTNSSLRQALEGGIDPLRPPEANTKFNSRWTTDEQLLAVQAIRRYGKDFGAIAEVIGNKTLTQVKTFFVSYRRRFNLEEVLQEWEAEQDGAPTAPVPVEEARRGAPVPATALEEDDEVQITSVSTSVPRSVPPAPPPPPPPTSLSQPPPLLRPPLPTAPTLLRQPPPLQQGRFLQPRLAPNQPPPPLIRPALAASRHSARPGPQPPPTLVGAQLEPPAPSL